The following proteins come from a genomic window of Acanthopagrus latus isolate v.2019 chromosome 5, fAcaLat1.1, whole genome shotgun sequence:
- the znf703 gene encoding zinc finger protein 703 translates to MRDPPGGPEPLLRSQSRERSAADASGDPHRTGAGKASVFTPTSSSSPTDPSRQAKRLPIRIIKMLTAHSGHLLHPEYLQPLTSAPVSIELDAKKSPLALLAQTCSQIGKPDPPSSSKLASLSSGGDKESSSRSSKSGEQHHSLEDKSSFKPYSKSPGDCRKDVQVTKGPSDKAAFRVPNGSSNSGTASCPSFPPRSQSPSSSSPPLHTQSQPHRQSHSPSTQPPPHSQALHMDNKPGSSEQASSDSNNNNSAGKKDSDAAKSGMDGAQLANSSHVRASANSSNASSASSPRPESKADLQASSQPGLGSGHIAPVSPFKPGHSVFPLPPATMGYHGSIVGAYAGYPSQFVHGLDHTKSSLGLGLPGKHPSSSPLTGASPPSLMQGLCRDPYCLTYPNAPHLGGSNCSTCVHDPSSLKSGFPLVYPSHHLHSLHPSSLSSSTTPSLSHPLYTYGFMLPNEPLPHACNWVSVGGPCDKRFATSEELLAHLRTHTALPGMVDSKLLSAYPSSVSSTASCHLHLPPHSSPGTMPSSFSLRGSPGLSLARYHPYSKSHLAGAPGLPMPSLPASSAYYSPYALYSQRLGSASALGYQ, encoded by the exons ATGAGAGATCCCCCCGGTGGACCTGAACCGCTTTTACGCAGCCAGTCCCGGGAGCGCAGCGCCGCCGACGCCAGCGGTGATCCACACCGCACAGGAGCGGGAAAAGCGTCCGTTTTCACACCCACGTCCAGTTCTTCTCCCACGGATCCGTCGCGCCAGGCTAAAAGGCTTCCCATCCGGATCATAAAGATGTTGACGGCGCACAGCGGCCACTTGCTGCACCCGGAGTATCTCCAGCCCCTCACGTCCGCGCCAGTCAGCATTGAA cTGGATGCCAAGAAGAGTCCGTTGGCTCTGCTCGCCCAGACCTGCTCTCAAATTGGCAAACCagaccctccctcctcctctaaGCTAGCTTCCCTCTCCTCCGGGGGAGACAAGGAATCGTCCAGCCGATCTTCCAAATCTGGAGAGCAGCACCACTCCCTGGAGGACAAGTCTAGCTTCAAGCCTTACTCCAAGTCACCGGGCGACTGCCGTAAGGATGTTCAAGTGACAAAGGGGCCTTCAGATAAAGCAGCTTTCAGAGTGCCAAATGGAAGCTCCAACAGTGGCACTGCCTCATGTCCGTCCTTTCCTCCCCGTTCCCAGTCGCCCAGCTCCAGCTCTCCTCCCCTGCACACTCAGAGCCAGCCCCACAGACAAAGCCATTCCCCCTCCACGCAGCCCCCGCCACACTCCCAGGCCCTGCACATGGACAACAAAcctgggagctcagagcaggCCAGCTCggacagtaacaacaacaacagcgctGGCAAAAAAGACTCAGATGCAGCTAAGTCAGGGATGGATGGGGCTCAGTTAGCCAACTCCAGCCACGTACGGGCCAGCGCCAACTCCAGTAATGCCAGCTCTGCCAGCAGCCCCCGGCCAGAGAGCAAGGCCGACCTGCAGGCCTCCTCGCAGCCTGGCTTGGGCTCTGGGCACATTGCCCCCGTTTCCCCTTTCAAACCAGGACACTCTGTCTTCCCCTTGCCCCCTGCTACCATGGGCTACCACGGCTCCATCGTGGGGGCCTACGCTGGCTACCCCTCCCAGTTTGTTCACGGCTTGGATCACACAAAGTCTAGTTTGGGGTTAGGACTTCCAGGGAAACACCCCAGCTCCAGCCCGCTCACTGGAGCTTCACCTCCATCCCTGATGCAGGGCTTATGTCGGGACCCGTACTGTCTGACTTACCCCAACGCACCCCACCTAGGAGGAAGTAACTGCTCCACCTGTGTCCACGATCCCTCCAGCCTCAAGTCTGGTTTCCCCCTGGTTTACCcctcccaccacctccactCCCTACACCCCAGCTCCTTGTCCTCCAGCACCACCCCTTCCCTGTCTCACCCTCTCTACACCTACGGTTTCATGCTCCCCAACGAACCCCTTCCTCATGCCTGTAACTGGGTGTCTGTCGGAGGTCCATGTGACAAGCGTTTTGCCACATCAGAGGAGCTACTAGCCcacttgcgcacacacacagccctgccTGGGATGGTGGACAGTAAGCTGTTGTCAGCCTACCCTTCATCAGTTTCATCGACAGCTTCCTGCCACCTCCACCTGCCGCCACATAGCAGCCCAGGTACCATGCCCAGTTCCTTCTCCCTCAGGGGCTCTCCTGGCTTGAGCCTGGCTCGCTACCACCCCTACAGCAAATCCCACCTTGCCGGAGCCCCTGGACTTCCCATGCCgtccctccctgcctcctctgccTATTACTCACCCTACGCCCTCTACAGTCAGAGACTGGGCTCAGCCTCGGCCCTTGGCTACCAGTGA